Proteins encoded by one window of Dryocola sp. LX212:
- a CDS encoding DUF2264 domain-containing protein, protein MQPENITLLNPLKSRNDVQLLVNELLGAVTPFFKNDASRVDLANFTAHYGQHIANMETFSRLLWGVTPLLAGGSEPQQFSFYIQAIKNGTSPQHANYWGEVAPYDQRIVEMAAYGLLLALAGDTVLAHFSEPEKENLWRWLKQSEEQAIPDNNWHFFPILVQVGFHHAGMKTNFQALEKHFAAMEAYYLGDGWYSDGPGRPRDYYISMGFHFYGLIYSKLMADVDPDRCAELRQRATLFAADFIHFFAEHGAAVPFGRSLTYRFAQGAFWSAVAFAGLEVYSPGVVKGIVLRHLRWWLSQPLFDRDGVLSVGYSYPNLIMAEDYNAPGSPYWGMKTMLVLALAGNDAFWLADELPLPERAKQHSIPRADQILVHQRDHLWMLTSGQLELNNFVNTEAKYCKFAYSTRYGFTVERGRFGLSHAAADSMLLLSEKDGYWRGRRDCTNVVTADGMIYCRWQPWHDVTIDTWLMPLGDWQLRVHHVDTARGLDTAEGGFSITNRPLPESQGGQGSCQLTTTTDASVIFCLSPQTRRGEQILTPPNSNLLFAERAAVPVLHGEFTSGKHLLISAVWAGNPDDFNAQSCPQALIRDDAVRFVTAQEERTLTLAPENTL, encoded by the coding sequence GTGCAACCTGAAAATATTACCCTGCTTAACCCGCTGAAAAGTCGAAACGATGTTCAGCTGCTGGTCAACGAGCTGCTCGGCGCGGTCACGCCGTTTTTTAAAAATGATGCCAGCCGCGTGGACCTGGCGAATTTCACCGCCCACTACGGGCAGCACATAGCGAATATGGAAACCTTTTCGCGCCTGCTGTGGGGCGTGACGCCGCTGCTGGCGGGCGGCAGCGAGCCGCAACAGTTCTCCTTCTATATTCAGGCGATAAAAAACGGCACCAGCCCGCAGCATGCGAATTACTGGGGCGAAGTGGCGCCGTACGATCAGCGCATTGTGGAAATGGCCGCCTACGGCCTGCTGCTGGCGCTGGCGGGTGATACCGTTCTGGCCCACTTCAGCGAGCCTGAGAAAGAGAACCTCTGGCGCTGGCTGAAGCAGAGCGAAGAGCAGGCGATCCCGGACAACAACTGGCACTTTTTCCCGATTCTGGTGCAGGTCGGCTTTCATCATGCCGGCATGAAAACCAATTTCCAGGCGCTGGAAAAGCATTTCGCCGCCATGGAGGCGTACTACCTGGGTGACGGCTGGTATTCCGACGGGCCGGGCAGGCCGCGGGATTACTACATTTCCATGGGCTTCCATTTCTACGGCCTGATTTACTCGAAGCTGATGGCCGACGTAGATCCGGACCGCTGCGCTGAACTGCGCCAGCGCGCCACGCTGTTTGCCGCCGATTTCATCCACTTCTTCGCCGAGCACGGGGCCGCCGTGCCGTTTGGCCGCAGCCTGACCTACCGCTTTGCCCAGGGGGCGTTCTGGAGCGCCGTCGCGTTTGCCGGGCTGGAGGTGTATTCCCCCGGCGTGGTGAAAGGCATCGTGCTGCGCCATCTGCGCTGGTGGCTTAGCCAGCCGCTGTTCGACCGCGACGGCGTGCTCAGCGTCGGTTACAGCTATCCGAACCTGATTATGGCTGAGGATTACAACGCCCCAGGCTCCCCTTACTGGGGAATGAAAACCATGCTGGTGCTGGCGCTGGCCGGGAACGACGCCTTCTGGCTGGCGGATGAGCTACCTTTGCCCGAGCGGGCAAAGCAGCACAGTATTCCCCGTGCCGATCAGATCCTTGTTCATCAGCGCGATCACCTGTGGATGCTCACTTCCGGGCAGCTCGAGCTGAATAACTTCGTGAATACCGAAGCCAAATACTGCAAGTTTGCCTATTCCACCCGCTACGGTTTCACCGTAGAGCGCGGGCGCTTCGGGTTGAGCCATGCGGCAGCGGACTCGATGCTTCTGCTGTCCGAGAAGGACGGCTACTGGCGCGGTCGCCGCGACTGCACGAACGTCGTAACGGCGGACGGCATGATTTACTGCCGCTGGCAGCCCTGGCACGACGTGACCATCGATACCTGGCTAATGCCGCTGGGCGACTGGCAGCTACGCGTTCACCACGTTGATACGGCCCGCGGGCTGGATACGGCAGAAGGCGGATTCAGTATCACAAACAGGCCGCTACCCGAATCGCAGGGCGGGCAGGGTAGCTGCCAGCTCACAACCACAACGGACGCATCCGTCATCTTCTGCTTAAGTCCGCAAACGCGTCGCGGCGAGCAGATTTTAACCCCGCCGAACAGCAATCTTTTGTTTGCCGAACGCGCTGCCGTTCCGGTACTTCACGGTGAATTCACGTCTGGCAAACACCTGCTGATAAGCGCCGTATGGGCAGGCAACCCCGACGACTTCAACGCGCAATCTTGCCCACAGGCCCTCATCCGCGATGACGCTGTACGCTTCGTGACGGCACAGGAAGAAAGAACTCTTACGCTGGCCCCGGAGAACACCCTATGA